TTGCAGATAACAGGCTCAATTCCTCCAATTGTAGCGGATACTCTAGGGTTGTCGATGTCACAGTCTGCAGGAACTGGCTGAGGACGTGCGCGTACTCCAGTGAGCAAACGGCATGCATTACGGACCAGTTTGGTACTCGGCCGACGAAATAGACGCCCATCTGGACGGGCGAGCATAGTGCAACGGTCTGGGCAGGGGTCAGTTTAGAGAAATAAACGAGACGAAAGACTGTGAGGTAAGAAGACATACTGCATGTCGCGCAGCGAGTACTAGAGTAGAACCCCTGGGCAGCATCGGTTGATCCCTCAACCTTCTGGCTATCTGGAGATGATCCTGTTCGAGAAGCGAACGAGCGGCCCCAATATCGGTAACTATACGGATATTCGCAAGATGGAACAGGGCCTGGTAGCGGTTTAGCATAGCACATAATCTCTACCCCGGATGAATGAGTAACGATTAACGAGTAACGTACGGCTGAGTTAAAGGCAATCGGCCCATGCTTGTCCAGAGGACTGACCGACGATTCCGGATTCATTTCCCATCCAATCTGCCACTTTTTCAACGCTTGGCGCTGGCTGAGAAATGGCCCAGGGGCCATGTTGCTACCGTGGTGAGTTGCCTGTTGGATTGAAAAGATACGTTGTAGCAGGGCGTGGATCAAAACGTGGCTTCCGAGGGAGGAGCAGATAGGTGGTCCGCTATCATCCTGAAGCAGATCCGAGATACAATCTTGGAAACATGGAGCGGGTTGTGATTTCTTATGAAGGCTAAACCAGACGTCTGTATCAGGTGCCTTCCACTCTGATTCCGTACACGGAAGACGCAGATGAATATCAGAGATCGTCAATGGAGACGGGACGTTGAATACTATGGTGTGAAGGTTGAAGAAACAATATATGATCAGCTTCGTACGCCGCGCGCTTTCTGCGCGTGCCCACTGGGACCAACTCATAGAGTTTGAGTCCGTAGGATCATCAGCTAACCCATGCTGTCGAACTAGAACCGCGAGCGTGCTTTGAGTGGCAATGGCTTGTCTAACAAGGGATCGATGTTCGCCGCCCCATgtggccatggccatgagGTAGAATAACGCTTGCATGGTCTGGACTAGCTCACTACTTTCACGGCCAGGAATCGCCGGCTCCTTGATATTCGTCCGCTGTTCTGGTCTGTTCTCCAGGTGAGATGAAGTTGATTGAGCCTTGGTctgacggcgaggagaatTGGTATATGTATCAACAGTACCATCCAACTCAACTAGATCACGGCGCCGAATTTTCTCTGCAGCAATTGACCGAGCGAGGGGGAACAGTTTAAGGCCCTGATGTGATTCAAGGCAATACTGACTTCCCACCGCAGCGAGGGATAAAATAAGCTCAGGCGCCATCTCCCGCAAGGACAACGTCTGGGGATGGATAATAGGAAAATGAGGATGGAAGCCATTCATGAAGCCGTGCAGGTAGCGGGATATTGCATGCCGGGACGGAATCTCGTAGCCATTGGGCAAAACAGACGAGAAAAGGGAAACCTCCCTGGACAGCCAAAGCCAGTCATCTTGGGAGACTCGCAGGAATGGCGCGAGATGTACGTGGTGCCGTCCAACGTCTGGTGGCGTGGCAAGCGGAGTTGGGGTGCCGTGGTCCTGGAGAGGGGCGCTTTCCAGGCCTGCTTGAAGATTAACAGTATTATCGAGGGGGGATTGAGAGAAGAGGTCGTGCATGGATAGCTCTGGGAAGAGAGCCGGCTGTTCCACGAGAAACGGTAATGCAACGTTATCCAAGTAGTTGATGGGGAATGGTTGATGAACAGTGTCTGGGTCTGGAAAAACAGGCGCAGCGACCTGGTCCTCTACATTCATGAATGCTCCTAAGCCATCCAAGTTACCAGTTTGACGGACAGACGAGGGGGGAGATAGTTGGACATTATTGCCGACGGGGTCAGCACCTTCATCAGTTTGGGGTATTgaaggatgaagctggctgtcTAAATGAATATCAGCTAAGCCCACCGAAGAATAGTAATAGTACCAGCCGACCTTGAAAACTGCTATACTCGCTACTCTGGCTGGGAATTTCTTGACTACTCGGCGAGTGATTCCCATGGGACAATTTAACATGACGATTCAACAAATCCCTAGGAAGATGTGAGACAGAGCACGGCCAGGGACGAAGGAGACGCACTTGCGACGACAGGCATAGCTACACTGGGAGCAAGTGAATGGCTTTTGACCATAGTCTAATAACATGAGCGATCTAGACGATCAGGTCAGAAGGCAAACTCACGAATGGTCAAATGTCGCTGTAGATGCTCGCGCCGATTGAAGTTCCGCTCACAGACATTACACTTGAACGTCTTTTGCCGAGGGCGTTCTGGGGTATGCACTGGGTTTCTGCGTGTGATTCGGGGACTCATAATGAGTTCAGGAGCTGAAAAgccttcatcgccttctccaggagATACAATGTGTGGATGGAATGGTTGGAGTTTGCAAGGTAGGCGTGCGGGGAATAGGGCTTGGCATTTGGGGATCGAAAATTGGGGAATTGGGGAAATGGGGAAATGGTCATTCTCCAATCTACGCCGACCACCGGCGGAAACATCACACTGAGCAGAACGTTATATGAACTGGGTAAGACGAGGGACATGCATTTAGACCAAGCCGTGTCCATTTATGAAGATATCACACGAATTGGAAGCGCAGTCAGATTTAAGAGTGCAACTATCTTAAACATCCGAATCAAACTTAACTACCACTACAACCAGTTCGAGTAGCAATTAATAAGACACTTCCTAGTGATTGGTTAATTTTCTCCCACGCAGCTTAAAACGCCGTCTTATCATATAACGCCGTATTTCTGCTGCGGATCGTACCCCAGACAGTCGCTGAGATCTCCCCAGCTCGGACCCGCATATCCCAAGTTGTATATCCCCGCAAACCCCTccttgatgatgtcggcTGCATGCTTTGCAACCGTGAGGCAACCAGTGATAGAGTAATATAAAGCAGCTTGATCGAGTCACCGAGAGGCAAATTCTCCTCTTATCGTAAAGCCGAATCGGTAATTACCTCATGGTCAGATCCCGGATTACCCCAAACCTCAGACCCCGCCTATTTCAGATAAATAAGATCATCTCAAGCTGAGCTGCATTTTCATATCACGACCTACAATACTATACCTGATCTTTACCTCTCATAATGACAACCCCCCAAGTCTGGCAGTCCCTTCCGGACGCCGTTGCTGCATCCCTCGAGAAGCTCCCGGAGATACTGAACCAAGATCCCCAATGGCAAGCATTCATCAACACAGAGGGTATTCACCAAAAAGTCACAATCGGCATCCAATCAACCGGTTCAAAGAACACCATCCTAGTTACCGTGGAACCCGGCTCACGCACCACGATCTCAGCCGGCCAACCCTCCGACGCCGACTTCACCCTAACAGCACAACCCTCACACTGGGCCCATTTCTTCTCCGCTACCCCAAAAGCACCATACACCAGCTTCGTCGGCATCCAGGGAATGAACATCGTCCAAGACGGCGCAGGCGTACTCGGAAACCACGACAAATACAGCCAGTACGCACACCTCACCACACACCTCCTAAACACGATCCGGGAGGGGTTGCACGGCCCTCCTACtctggacgaggagcagcCCGAAACCGACGAGGATTACCTCACAGGGAGGTATGTTTACATAACACCGCCCCTGTGGGGAAGATCCAAGGTATTCTATGAGACGAGCGGGGAGGGCGCACAGGAGATCGTCTTCCTGCACACGGCAGGCAGCGACAGTCGACAATACCACGCCGTCATGAACGACGCGAGAATGCGTGCCAAATGCACCATGTACGCCTTCGACCTACCAGCGCACGGGCGCAGTTTTCCAGGAAAGAACCATATACCGGGAAACCACACGAACACCGAGGACGCCTATGTCGGCTGTATCCGGGAGTTCATAAAAGCGCTGAAGCTAAACAAGCCCATCATCTGCGGCGCGTCGATGGCCGGACAGGTTTGTATCGCGGTGGCAATCCGCGCTGAGGAGGTCGGTGCCGGCGGCTCGATTCCTTTACAGGGGTGTGACTATTTGACCATGCAGCGGCAGTTTAATGACAAGTCACCGCTGGTGAATCAGTCGCTGTTTAACCCGGATTGGATCTATGGGATGATGGCGCCGAGTGCGCCGCTTTCGAACAAGCGGCTGGTCTGGCATACGTATAGTGGCCAGGCGTATGGGATTTTCCACGGGGATCTGGATTTCTATTTTGGCGGCTTTGATGCGCGGGAGCGTGTTGCGGGTATCGATGTGAAGAAGTGTCCGATTTACTTCTTGACTGGGGAGTATGATTGGAGTACTACGCCGCAGATGAGCGAGGCTACAGCGAAGAAGATTAAAGGTGCTGGGTTTAAGGAGATGGTTGGGCTGGGCCATTTCCCGGCGACGGAGAGTCCTGGGCGATTTGTGAGTATCCTGCCATCAAGTCATTCTGAGGTATACTGACAATGAAGATTCCGTATTTGATCGATGCGGTCGACTGGATCCAGAAGACTCGTGCTTGACGGCagattatatttaatatctgACTTCGTACTTATATCTGAATGCCGGGATGTGCTAGCACTGTATGCAACCACACTATCTTAACGACAATTAATGTGACTTTATATTGCTTAACTGGGCTGTATATATGCTAGTATTCCGCTTCTATAACCCCACCTGAACTGATCGACCGATCATAACCTCGGGAGCAGTTCCCCGCAAAGCACCCGCTGATTCCAATTCGGGTTATCAGCATGGCGGGGTGTTGGTGTAAGGCCCCCAGGATATTCAGATATAAGCGAACGTTTCCCTTAAATATCGACGCCTATTTATCATCATTTCTATCAGATAATTCTTAAAATGGCCCTCGACATCACAGGGAAGACTGCCCTGGTCACCGGCGGCGCATCCGGAATCGGCCGCGAATTCGTCAAGAAGCTGGTAGCTGGAGGTTGTAATGTCACCATTGCTGATTTAAATCCTGGTCCAGACGATAATGGAGTCGGTGATACTGCGTCAACCGCACTTACTCCTGGCCAGACCATGTTTGTTCAGACCGACGTTACAAACTGGACAGAGCTGCAGAATGCATTCGACAAGACGATCGAGCAGTTCGGGCGCCTTGACATCGTCTGTCCTAGTGCTGGTGTATTCGAGCCAGTACGTACAGCTACCTAGTTAATACTCCCCTCGCAAACCGTAGTACTGATACAACTACAGCCATCCTCAAACTTCTGGCACTTCAACAAGGGAACCGACACAAACGCATCATCCAGTTTCAAAACCCTCGACATCAACATTACCCACCCCATCCGCGCGACCCAGCTCGCCATCAACTCATTCCAGCGCCAAAAGCTCAACCATGGCGCCGTAGTCCTAATATCCTCTATCTCAGCACAAGCCGCCGTCCTCCCCGCCCCGATGTACGCAGCAAGCAAGCATGCAATCTCAGGCTTCGTGCGCTCCCTCGCAAACCTCGAACCTCGTCTTAATATCCGCGTGAATGCCGTTGCGCCGGGGTGCGTGAAGACACCGCTGTGGACGGCTGATAAGCTAGCGTGGGTGGATGAAGACGTGGATACATGGGTGACCGCTGAGCAAGTGGCGCAGACGATGCTTGACCTTGTGACGAAGGCGGAGAATGTGGGCGGGACGGTTCTGgaggttggtgttgatgaggtcCGGTCTGTCCAGGAGCTGAATGATCCTGGCCCTAAGGGCCGTGGACATACAGTACACAACATTGCTGGGGGTGTGACGAATGTTTATGGGCTTATTGAGCAGAATTTTGGGGTTTGATGTGAAATCCAACTACTGtagataatcttattatttatttttatttttattttttggAATCGCCTCCGCTTTGATCCTCGTCCACTTCTCTATAGATAGCGCAGCTTCCTCACATATCTGCCCCCATCGTTCCTTCCATTGCGAGGTGATATATCTCGTTTTAAAAAGGTAAGAGCAACCTGGGGCTCCTTCTATTGCTGGACAGGCAAGTTGTCACTCGCACTTTTCGTGCAGGAAGTTCGGAATGCGTGCCCGGGGACCGTGTTCCACTGCCAGGATATCTTGTTATAGATTAAAGGTCGAATAGAAACAATAGAATCCTAAACTGTAGCGAGAACAGTCACAATCTCCCCGGGCTCCAGATAATCAAAGACttcatccagcagctgctTTGAGCGCATCGTTGTTGTCTTCTATTGTCCACTCCAGATTCTGTTGTAGCAGTCTTAGTCAGCAGGCGCAAATACAATGTAAAATAGGAATCAGTTACTATAACAGCGTCTGCAGGTACAAGTAGAAGTAGGCAAGCTCAAATAAGAGCCGACTAGTCAGGGACAGGATTCTGAGAGACTGATTAATATACTCCGTAACTACTGGATGGGTCCACATCTGACACCGCAGCGCTGACTCGAGAAGCGGGCACGCTTCGGCTGTCGGGTATACGATGGGAGCTGAGCCGACTGCTATTATTCAATTCACAAGGAAAGTCCAGtactccaagtccaagtatCCCGTTGGCCTGGTGTGATCTTCACCACTACCAACTCCACCACGGCGACGCCTTCCCTATCGACCCCTGCACCCGTCAAGAATGAGCACCGGGCCATTCAGTCCAGAGCATCCAGGCCAGGGGAGAGACAATCTGGCCGCTACCGAGATCGACGGCCAGGGCTTGAGTGCCGTGCCGCAGTTCCCAGGCCACGTCCATTGGCCGAGTTATGAATTCCTAGAATTTGACGAGCCCAGCCTGGAGCAAGAGGACCGTACCTTTTTAGCTAATAAGGGCAGTTTGAGTGTTCCCGAGCCTATAGCCCTAGATGAGTTCGTGCGCCACTACTTTCTGCACCTCCATCCTATTCTACCCCTGTTAGACGAGGCAGAATTCTGGAATAGTTATACACAATGCGGCAATAAATCCAAAATCTCCTTGCTTGTTTTGCAGGCAATGCTATTTGCGGGCTGTCCGGTAGGTCCACCCTGTTTCTCGTTTCGCAGCTAACCAAAGCAGTATATCAGCATCAACACGCTTCAGCGATGCGGCTTCAACAGTAAGAGAGACGCAAGGAGCCACTTCTACAAAAGAGCCAAGGTATGCAGTCTCGATTAACAAATTACCATTTACTTACGTTCCAGTTTCTCTTTGGCCTCGCTGAGTATCACCCCGTTGTTCGAACTCAAGCGGCCATTCTCCTCAGCCACCAtgcatctgctgcagagcCACGAGCTGGGAGCGAGTGGCTGGCACTAGCCATACAAAATGCTCACCTGATTGATCGAATTCCCGGACGCCGTCCGACGGGAGATTCTATACAGAGAAAGAGACTCTGGTGGTCAATTATTCTGCGCGACCGCTATCTCTGCCTTACCCTGCATCGCCGAACTCAGGTACCAGAGATTCCAAAGGGGTTGGACCTCGATGCgcttgacgaggatgttTTATCTTGTGAGATTCAGAGTTCACTTGTGTACGATCCAGAGGCGAAGGTGATACTGGTGAAAATCCTCAAGGAATATTATGAGCTTGCCTTGGCCCTTTCCGATATGGTGCCGCTTGTTTATGCTTCACATGGAATCAACACTGCCTCACTTTCTGGGGACGCATGCATAGACAACCTGAAAAAAGCAGAATGTGCCAAGAGGTCgttggaggagtggaggTCGTCCACCAGCCTCCCTATACTGATGGCCCAGGTCACTCATGAGCCCGCTACATTGTTTGCGAAGCTAATTCACATGTACTACTAGTACGTACATCGCCCATATACTAAGGATCCAGCTAATTAGGGCAGTGCCGCGCGAATCAACCTTGCTCACTTTGAACTACTTATTatgcaacagcagcctgaGTTCGTCTCTGGCTATGATGGGAAACTACGAAACATAACAAGCGAGCTTCACAACTACATGTCCCAACAAAGCATCATAATGGAGTATCTCGGTCATTGCGGAAGATCCCACATTCTTCCCCTGAGCGTGTAATTCCCCAATCCCAACTTTATATCTAAATTGCTGATAAGTGTAGGATTGGCTGCCTCCCCATGCCACTGCTCACAACGGCAATCAATATCAGTCTCTCCCCGTCGCCGCATCAAAGAGAAATCCACAAACGCAGGATAGACACATTCGGCCAGATCGTCAGGAACCTGGAACAAGTCTACGAGGCTGCAACCATGATATCCTCTGGGATGTCCCACTTTCTGCAACTAGCATACACAACAATCCAGCTCTCGTCCGAACCTGAACCGGTCCTCCCAAGTAACTCAAGAGTGTATTTCGAGGCAGGCCCCACGAATGAACATCAGACAActccaccgccgccgacgtGGAAAgatttcctccttcaatcGCCACAAGCCTACCTCCTCATCTCAACGACGGTAGACTTCAGTTTATCACTCGGTCACCTCCCTCGCACTGACTCACTCCCGGATCTCCTAACTTGTCTGCTCCCTCGGTGTTTAAGAATATGTCTCCCATGGGATAACAATCCCGTATCTAGTGCACGTTCTCCCGATAACGTACAGGAATACTTCGAATTAAACAGTCGCCAGAACCCTCCACCGACTCGAGGTGGCAGAGAGCGATCGCGAATGGAGATCCTCAATCGCTTCCgtatgcagcagcaggcaaagaaggctgaggaggagtTTAATTTGGATTATTTGGACTTGAGTGCAGTGGGTTAGTTTCTCGATTTTAGAGCTTGGGTTGTAACTATTGGTGGTTGATCGGTGTTAGTCAGATGGTTATATTGAAATAATTCTGAAATTAATTTACGAGAGCTGGACAAAGGACTCaattaaatatatctatGAAGACTGGAAGTTCTTGATTGTATAGAACCGTGAAGACCAAGTAGAGCAATCAACGCCGCAATCTTCCCTGAAGGGTATAAATCCCCTCCAATCACACTACAGTTCCATACACAATCTCCCCACCTGTGGGTACTCTGTCCCCCGCAGAAAACAATTCCGTTCTAGGAAGGTTGCGCCGCTCCCTCTATGTCCCCTCAACAAACTCACCAACAGGACTGCTCTGATCCGAGCAAGTTTCAAAGCAGTGAGTGAGTATGACAGCGCCGAAACTCCCTTGCTGGAACTGTCGCAGTACGTACTATCTCCATTCCATCCCTTCCTTTACCAGTAAGCAGCGGCGGTACTAACTACTAACTAACCCTGCAGGACGACACATCAAATGTGAGTGAGCTCTGGGCGTCgttccagagtccagactcaACTGATAAAACCACTGTATTATAGGTGACAAGCAGAAACCGAAATGCGGCCGGTGCACAACCAGAGGTCTAGATTGCGTTCCAGTCGAAAGAAAAGCTGTTTTCCGCCGCGGATCTAAAGACAGTGCCGGGGAAAGATTCGCTGTTGATCAGACGTGGGTGAATAGTGAGCCGAGAAAGTGGAGGAGGGCTGAGACGGTGCAGGGTTCTGTCGTACTAGATCAGCCTATTATCTCGCCTGGACTTGGTGGTGAAGGAGAACAGGGGATTCAGGCTGAAGATGCGACTGCGCTTGATCCGGTATCAACACTACCGGAGTTCGATGATGGGATTCCAGTTCATTCATTCCATGATATCCCAATTAACGGTCTAGACGCCCTGGTCTCAGCGGCGGTAGGCATCCAGCACTCGCCGATATCCGGTGGAAGTATAGGCGCCAGCCACGGAAGTCCATACGAACTGAACCATACTCCCTCGACAAACAGTAGCCCTGGCAACTCGACTGTTCAACCTCTTGCCAATGTCGAGGAGGCTTGCCTGTTGCGTTACTTCATTGAAGAGCTATCACCATGGGTATGGTCCCTATTCATGCCGGAGTACCGGTATACTAACAGCTGCAGTTCGACCACTGCGACAGCCAGAGCCATTTCCGTGTCGCTGTTCCCATGCGCGCCCATCACTGCTTAACGCTACGGAATGCCATATTCGCCGTATCATCTCGCCATCTCAGTCGCCTACCGCAGTTCAAAACACCGCGGGGAATCGTCTACCATGGACAGCTACTGCCAGACTTATCAACCTCGTCAGCAGTGGAGTACATGCTCAAATGCATTCCAGGGCTTCTCTCATTCCATAAAATGCATGATCCACGCGATCAGGAGAATCTCATGGCAGCCGCGATAATCTTGCGACAGTACGAAGAAATGGAAGAGGAGATGGAaggggagatggaagagggcGCCGACATCGAGATagacaccgacaccgacaccgacaatgTCGGAGAAAGACAGCAACGAGTGaacttcctcgccatcaccCAGACGATTATTTACTCGATGATTTCCTCACCACTAGCACGGTCTTCACTGGCAACAGCAGCGTACTGGATCGCCATCCGGCAGGAAGTCTACTACGCCCTAACACGGAAACAGGCTCCGCGGGTGTCTTTTACGTCTGAGGACTGGAGTAACGCCACCGTTGCTAATATAATGATCATGCACGCAGGGGAAGTCACAAAATGGTGCTGGGGTGATAAATCGTTCGCTGAATATGGTACTAACCCTACCTCCTATACAACTGGTCCATATTAACATCCCCAGAACGACTgaaacaccaccaacaacaactgATATCCTCATACTCACCacacctcctcccactcctccaaaCACGCGCCGACAAATCCAAAGGCGAGATCTTTCCCACGGTCTGGTACACCACCGACGCACAGGTAACAGGCGCGCAGCATCTCGACCTCGCGCGTATGATCCTCATCGCCGAGAATCCACGACTACAGTACATCCTTCCCTGTCCCTACAAATCCCCAAAGTACTACCATGGCCAGTTACAGCCACTAACGAAAGTAGAGAACCACATACCCCCCGCGCCGCGCACCGACAGGCCGAAGCGCGCGTGCGCTCGATAGTCCTGAATCTGTGCGGGATCGCCGTGGGCAATGTCTCGCGGCGGATGCCG
This sequence is a window from Aspergillus puulaauensis MK2 DNA, chromosome 6, nearly complete sequence. Protein-coding genes within it:
- a CDS encoding uncharacterized protein (COG:K;~EggNog:ENOG410PFYS;~InterPro:IPR036236,IPR013087,IPR007219;~PFAM:PF00096,PF04082;~go_function: GO:0003677 - DNA binding [Evidence IEA];~go_function: GO:0008270 - zinc ion binding [Evidence IEA];~go_process: GO:0006351 - transcription, DNA-templated [Evidence IEA]), with amino-acid sequence MSPRITRRNPVHTPERPRQKTFKCNVCERNFNRREHLQRHLTIHYGQKPFTCSQCSYACRRKDLLNRHVKLSHGNHSPSSQEIPSQSSEYSSFQDSQLHPSIPQTDEGADPVGNNVQLSPPSSVRQTGNLDGLGAFMNVEDQVAAPVFPDPDTVHQPFPINYLDNVALPFLVEQPALFPELSMHDLFSQSPLDNTVNLQAGLESAPLQDHGTPTPLATPPDVGRHHVHLAPFLRVSQDDWLWLSREVSLFSSVLPNGYEIPSRHAISRYLHGFMNGFHPHFPIIHPQTLSLREMAPELILSLAAVGSQYCLESHQGLKLFPLARSIAAEKIRRRDLVELDGTVDTYTNSPRRQTKAQSTSSHLENRPEQRTNIKEPAIPGRESSELVQTMQALFYLMAMATWGGEHRSLVRQAIATQSTLAVLVRQHGLADDPTDSNSMSWSQWARAESARRTKLIIYCFFNLHTIVFNVPSPLTISDIHLRLPCTESEWKAPDTDVWFSLHKKSQPAPCFQDCISDLLQDDSGPPICSSLGSHVLIHALLQRIFSIQQATHHGSNMAPGPFLSQRQALKKWQIGWEMNPESSVSPLDKHGPIAFNSAALFHLANIRIVTDIGAARSLLEQDHLQIARRLRDQPMLPRGSTLVLAARHATVALCSPVQMGVYFVGRVPNWSVMHAVCSLEYAHVLSQFLQTVTSTTLEYPLQLEELSLLSAIKETLREVESSTPDGDPKSIDTMPQLLASKAVRAWALILQGFRTWNAVDLITRALFVYADMLDPDIHDQ
- a CDS encoding fungal specific transcription factor domain-containing protein (COG:S;~EggNog:ENOG410PKEF;~InterPro:IPR007219;~PFAM:PF04082;~go_function: GO:0003677 - DNA binding [Evidence IEA];~go_function: GO:0008270 - zinc ion binding [Evidence IEA];~go_process: GO:0006351 - transcription, DNA-templated [Evidence IEA]) encodes the protein MSTGPFSPEHPGQGRDNLAATEIDGQGLSAVPQFPGHVHWPSYEFLEFDEPSLEQEDRTFLANKGSLSVPEPIALDEFVRHYFLHLHPILPLLDEAEFWNSYTQCGNKSKISLLVLQAMLFAGCPYISINTLQRCGFNSKRDARSHFYKRAKFLFGLAEYHPVVRTQAAILLSHHASAAEPRAGSEWLALAIQNAHLIDRIPGRRPTGDSIQRKRLWWSIILRDRYLCLTLHRRTQVPEIPKGLDLDALDEDVLSCEIQSSLVYDPEAKVILVKILKEYYELALALSDMVPLVYASHGINTASLSGDACIDNLKKAECAKRSLEEWRSSTSLPILMAQVTHEPATLFAKLIHMYYYAARINLAHFELLIMQQQPEFVSGYDGKLRNITSELHNYMSQQSIIMEYLGHCGRSHILPLSVIGCLPMPLLTTAINISLSPSPHQREIHKRRIDTFGQIVRNLEQVYEAATMISSGMSHFLQLAYTTIQLSSEPEPVLPSNSRVYFEAGPTNEHQTTPPPPTWKDFLLQSPQAYLLISTTVDFSLSLGHLPRTDSLPDLLTCLLPRCLRICLPWDNNPVSSARSPDNVQEYFELNSRQNPPPTRGGRERSRMEILNRFRMQQQAKKAEEEFNLDYLDLSAVG
- a CDS encoding uncharacterized protein (COG:S;~EggNog:ENOG410PU7Z;~InterPro:IPR036864,IPR001138;~PFAM:PF00172;~go_function: GO:0000981 - DNA-binding transcription factor activity, RNA polymerase II-specific [Evidence IEA];~go_function: GO:0008270 - zinc ion binding [Evidence IEA];~go_process: GO:0006355 - regulation of transcription, DNA-templated [Evidence IEA]) → MTAPKLPCWNCRRRHIKCDKQKPKCGRCTTRGLDCVPVERKAVFRRGSKDSAGERFAVDQTWVNSEPRKWRRAETVQGSVVLDQPIISPGLGGEGEQGIQAEDATALDPVSTLPEFDDGIPVHSFHDIPINGLDALVSAAVGIQHSPISGGSIGASHGSPYELNHTPSTNSSPGNSTVQPLANVEEACLLRYFIEELSPWFDHCDSQSHFRVAVPMRAHHCLTLRNAIFAVSSRHLSRLPQFKTPRGIVYHGQLLPDLSTSSAVEYMLKCIPGLLSFHKMHDPRDQENLMAAAIILRQYEEMEEEMEGEMEEGADIEIDTDTDTDNVGERQQRVNFLAITQTIIYSMISSPLARSSLATAAYWIAIRQEVYYALTRKQAPRVSFTSEDWSNATVANIMIMHAGEVTKWCWGDKSFAEYERLKHHQQQLISSYSPHLLPLLQTRADKSKGEIFPTVWYTTDAQVTGAQHLDLARMILIAENPRLQEPHTPRAAHRQAEARVRSIVLNLCGIAVGNVSRRMPALVNAVIAILLYGEYFTEEGERDALRGVIDRTRDMRAWPLRRPFERLCGLWEMGDSEV
- a CDS encoding uncharacterized protein (COG:Q;~EggNog:ENOG410PJSN;~InterPro:IPR036291,IPR002347,IPR020904;~PFAM:PF00106,PF13561;~go_function: GO:0016491 - oxidoreductase activity [Evidence IEA];~go_process: GO:0055114 - oxidation-reduction process [Evidence IEA]); translation: MALDITGKTALVTGGASGIGREFVKKLVAGGCNVTIADLNPGPDDNGVGDTASTALTPGQTMFVQTDVTNWTELQNAFDKTIEQFGRLDIVCPSAGVFEPPSSNFWHFNKGTDTNASSSFKTLDINITHPIRATQLAINSFQRQKLNHGAVVLISSISAQAAVLPAPMYAASKHAISGFVRSLANLEPRLNIRVNAVAPGCVKTPLWTADKLAWVDEDVDTWVTAEQVAQTMLDLVTKAENVGGTVLEVGVDEVRSVQELNDPGPKGRGHTVHNIAGGVTNVYGLIEQNFGV
- a CDS encoding alpha/beta fold hydrolase (COG:S;~EggNog:ENOG410PIDC;~InterPro:IPR000073,IPR029058;~PFAM:PF12697); this encodes MTTPQVWQSLPDAVAASLEKLPEILNQDPQWQAFINTEGIHQKVTIGIQSTGSKNTILVTVEPGSRTTISAGQPSDADFTLTAQPSHWAHFFSATPKAPYTSFVGIQGMNIVQDGAGVLGNHDKYSQYAHLTTHLLNTIREGLHGPPTLDEEQPETDEDYLTGRYVYITPPLWGRSKVFYETSGEGAQEIVFLHTAGSDSRQYHAVMNDARMRAKCTMYAFDLPAHGRSFPGKNHIPGNHTNTEDAYVGCIREFIKALKLNKPIICGASMAGQVCIAVAIRAEEVGAGGSIPLQGCDYLTMQRQFNDKSPLVNQSLFNPDWIYGMMAPSAPLSNKRLVWHTYSGQAYGIFHGDLDFYFGGFDARERVAGIDVKKCPIYFLTGEYDWSTTPQMSEATAKKIKGAGFKEMVGLGHFPATESPGRFIPYLIDAVDWIQKTRA